The Methanobrevibacter wolinii SH genome includes a window with the following:
- a CDS encoding metallophosphoesterase — translation MKIGLISDTHIPDRYNKLPKKVYEAFESVDLILHAGDLTDKSVIEELEKIAPTIAVQGNMDRNNNINLPKYKIIEKENIKIGLIHGEVYPRGDKQQLYYLAEELGVKILISGHSHIPAIDTVKDVLLVNPGSPTSPRLSDPSVMVMEINDKNVNIEAIKVGKPTCKSTMFLEKNMKK, via the coding sequence ATGAAAATAGGTTTAATTTCAGATACACATATACCAGACAGATATAATAAATTACCTAAAAAAGTTTATGAAGCATTTGAATCTGTTGATTTAATTTTACATGCTGGTGACTTAACTGATAAATCGGTTATAGAAGAATTAGAAAAAATAGCACCAACAATTGCAGTACAAGGAAATATGGATAGAAACAATAATATAAATCTTCCAAAATATAAAATAATTGAAAAAGAAAACATAAAAATAGGCTTAATTCATGGAGAAGTTTATCCTAGAGGAGATAAACAACAATTATATTATTTAGCAGAAGAACTAGGTGTAAAAATACTTATTAGTGGACATTCCCATATTCCTGCAATTGACACTGTAAAAGATGTTCTTTTAGTTAATCCTGGAAGTCCAACAAGCCCAAGACTTTCAGATCCCTCAGTAATGGTAATGGAAATAAATGATAAAAATGTGAATATTGAAGCAATAAAGGTTGGAAAACCAACTTGTAAATCAACGATGTTTTTAGAAAAAAATATGAAAAAATAG
- a CDS encoding RlmE family RNA methyltransferase: MGSRWEMERKNDPYYKRAKANEYRSRASYKLKQLDKKYRIIKKGDTVVDLGAAPGGWSQIALEKVQEDGIVVGVDLNRIKPLPNENYYRIRGDFTSQEVQNKIMKLIGGKAKVIVSDASPSLSGIRDIDHLRSIDLINVVIDIGDNILEEHGNIVIKVFQGPEYKHLIEKLKKKFKILKTTKPPSSRKKSREMYIVGIGFKKPKNN, translated from the coding sequence ATGGGTAGTAGATGGGAAATGGAAAGAAAAAATGATCCATATTATAAAAGAGCAAAAGCTAATGAATATCGTTCAAGAGCATCTTATAAATTAAAACAATTAGATAAAAAATATAGAATTATAAAAAAAGGAGACACTGTAGTAGATTTAGGTGCAGCTCCAGGTGGATGGTCACAAATAGCACTTGAAAAAGTTCAAGAAGATGGAATTGTTGTTGGAGTAGATTTAAATAGAATAAAACCTCTTCCAAATGAAAATTATTATAGAATTAGAGGAGATTTCACAAGCCAAGAAGTTCAAAATAAAATAATGAAACTAATTGGAGGTAAAGCAAAAGTAATTGTTTCTGATGCATCCCCTTCACTCAGTGGAATTAGGGATATAGACCATCTTAGAAGTATTGATTTAATAAATGTTGTAATTGATATTGGAGACAATATTTTAGAAGAACATGGAAATATTGTGATTAAAGTTTTCCAAGGCCCAGAATATAAACATTTAATTGAAAAACTTAAAAAGAAATTTAAAATTTTAAAAACAACAAAACCACCATCATCACGTAAAAAAAGTAGAGAAATGTATATTGTAGGAATAGGTTTTAAAAAACCTAAAAATAATTAA